The Leptolyngbyaceae cyanobacterium DNA segment GCCCCCTGCCCTCATCATCGGCAGTGGCCCATCCGGGACATCTGCGGCAATTACCTTAGCGCAGATGGGATTACCTGTAGTTATCCTAGACCGAGAAAAATTTCCCCGCCACCATCCCGGAGAAACCCTCCACCCTGGGATCGAAGCACTTCTCAAACAATTAGGAGTAGCAGAACAAATTCACTCTGCCAACTTTTTGCGCCATCCCGGAAATTGGGTGAAATGGGAAGCAGAACCTCGATTTGTTCCTTTCGGCGCAGATGAAACCGGAACTTGGCAAGGTTTTCAAGCATGGCGGGCAGATTTCGATAACATTTTATTAGAAAAAGCCATTAAATTAGGCGTAGAAGTTCGCCAACCTTGTCGTGCTTTACAATCAATTTTCCATCAAAATCGAATTAGCGGAGTTGTTACTTCCGATGGTGAAATACCAGCAACTTTTGTGATAGATGCCACTGGTAATTCTCATTGGCTAGCCAAACAATTAAACTTACCAATTAATTATTATTCACCTCGTTTAATCGCTTATTTTGGTTATGCAGAAGGAGAATGTCCGATTCGAGATGAAACACCAGAAATCGTAGCAGATGAAAACGGTTGGACTTGGACAGCAAGAGTGCGTCCAAAACTTTATCAATGGACGCGGTTATCTTTTAATAATCAATCAATTGAAAAAGATTGGCTACCTAACGAATTTCGCGCTTTGAAACCAAAAGGTAAAATAGGTGCAGCCGATGTCAGTTGGCGCATCGTTAATCCTTGTGCTAATTTGGGTTATTTTTTAGTAGGTGATGCGGCGGCAGTACTCGATCCCGCTTCTTCGCATGGCGTGTTAAAAGCGATGATGTCGGGAATAATGGCAGCCCATTTAATAGGTGAAATTTTGCGGGGTAGGAATGAATTTGAAGCAACTAAATACTATTGCCAATGGGTAAGTAACTGGTTTCACCATGATGTAGAAAAATTGCGAGAGTTTTATAGTGTTTTGCCACTATCTACTACCGATTACCAATCCTCACCATAGGGTAACTAGTAGTCCGCCTAATTGATTTTGATTTGTTGTCGGAAAGCCAGAAACCCGGTTTTTTAGAAAAACCGGGTTTCTTTAACCCTCAAAAATACTTTAGTTTCCCTACTGATTGCATTCTGAATTCTTCAGCCTCTGAGATTCCTTTCTCTAGCAACTTGTTGAATTTTTCGCTCAAAGTAATCTTCTCGATATTTCAATTCTTCAGCAACTTCTAACCCATTTTCATATGCTTCTAACGCTTGGGAATAATTTTTTAATTCTACATAAAGTTTTCCCATTTCATCATAAGCGTTCATCAAACCGTAAAAATTGTTAGCTAATTGTTCTGCTTGAATCAATACTTGAGAAGCTGCGATCGCATTTTCTAGCTGCCGTTGCGAAACTTGCAACGCAATCAATTTTCGTAACGCATCAGCCGCCCCAGAATATAATTGAATCGACCAGGCAAAAGCATAAGTTTCTTGATAAGTTTGGGCAGCTTGTTCTAATTGTCCAATTGCTTCGTAATCAGTGCCAATATCCAATTGAACCGCTGGAATTTGAGCAAAATCTTTTTCATTCCGATAAAGTTCAATTAAACTTTGCTTTGTTCTAATTGCTTTTGGCAATTGGCTGTCTTTAGTATAAAGATAAGCTAACTGTTTTAAATAGGTAACTTGTTTGTTGCGATCGCCATTTTTTTGAGCAAAATCAACTAACTGCTGATAAGCAGTAATTGCTTTCGGATAATCAAACGCACCGAAACTTAATTCCCCTATTTTCAATAAGAGTGCTTCTTCTTTCGCAGTATCTTGTTGTGGTCGGTTCAACGCTAAAATTTGTTCGTAAACTTTTACCGCACTCTCAGGAAATCTCACCTGTTCAAAAGCAGTAGCCAAAGCTTGTAATAAATTTAATTCAACAGGCGATTTTAATTCTTTTTGTCGAATAGTTTCCAATCGCTTGGAAATAAATTGCACGTCATCCGGCATATTTCTTTCCCAAGCAATTCCCCCTAACCGACTCAAACCTCGCACTTCCGGCAACAAACCTAAATATCGCCGCAACCGCATTTCTCGATACCAAATTTCAAAAGCAC contains these protein-coding regions:
- a CDS encoding NAD(P)/FAD-dependent oxidoreductase: PPALIIGSGPSGTSAAITLAQMGLPVVILDREKFPRHHPGETLHPGIEALLKQLGVAEQIHSANFLRHPGNWVKWEAEPRFVPFGADETGTWQGFQAWRADFDNILLEKAIKLGVEVRQPCRALQSIFHQNRISGVVTSDGEIPATFVIDATGNSHWLAKQLNLPINYYSPRLIAYFGYAEGECPIRDETPEIVADENGWTWTARVRPKLYQWTRLSFNNQSIEKDWLPNEFRALKPKGKIGAADVSWRIVNPCANLGYFLVGDAAAVLDPASSHGVLKAMMSGIMAAHLIGEILRGRNEFEATKYYCQWVSNWFHHDVEKLREFYSVLPLSTTDYQSSP